One Ricinus communis isolate WT05 ecotype wild-type chromosome 7, ASM1957865v1, whole genome shotgun sequence genomic region harbors:
- the LOC8266698 gene encoding phenylacetaldehyde synthase isoform X2, with amino-acid sequence MEGELRPMDAEQLREHGHKMVDFIADYYKTIENFPVLSQVEPGYLRKLLPDSAPNQPESLQNVLDDVQAKILPGVTHWQSPNYFAYYPSNSSVAGFLGEMLSAGINMVGFSWITSPAATELEMIVLDWLGKMLKLPEEFLSTGQGGGVIQGTASEAVLVALVAARDKVLRRVGKDALRKLVVYGSDQTHSALQKACQIGGIHPVNCRLLETDSSTNYALAPDLLSRAISEDISLGLIPFFLCATVGTTSSTAVDPLLALGKIAKSNGMWFHVDAAYAGSACVCPEYRCYMDGVEEADSFNMNAHKWFLTNFDCSALWVKDRNALIQSLSTNPEFLQNKPSQTNTVVDYKDWQIPLGRRFRSLKLWMVLRLYGVEKLQCYIRNHINLAKYFEGLIAEDTRFEVVSPPIFALVCFRLLPPDNNVDHGNKLSHDLLDAVNSTGKIFISHTVLSGKYILRFAVGAPLTEERHVTAAWKVLQDEACALLETSRIS; translated from the exons AT GGAAGGTGAGTTGAGACCTATGGATGCAGAGCAACTGAGAGAGCATGGACATAAAATGGTTGATTTTATTGCTGATTACTATAAAACCATTGAAAATTTTCCAGTTCTTAGTCAAGTTGAG CCTGGATATCTTCGTAAACTTCTGCCTGATTCTGCACCAAATCAACCTGAGTCATTGCAAAATGTTCTTGATG ATGTTCAGGCAAAGATTTTACCAGGAGTGACCCATTGGCAAAGCCCAAATTATTTTGCATATTATCCTTCTAATAGCAGCGTTGCAGGATTTTTAGGAGAAATGCTTAGTGCTGGTATTAATATGGTGGGTTTTAGCTGGATAACTTCTCCCGCCGCAACAGAGCTTGAAATGATTGTTCTAGACTGGCTTGGTAAAATGCTCAAGCTACCTGAAGAATTTCTTTCTACTG GACAAGGAGGTGGAGTGATACAGGGTACTGCAAGTGAAGCTGTTCTAGTTGCACTAGTAGCTGCACGGGACAAGGTCTTGAGGAGGGTTGGAAAAGATGCCCTTAGAAAGCTTGTGGTTTATGGATCTGATCAAACACATTCTGCGTTGCAAAAAGCCTGCCAg ATAGGAGGGATTCATCCAGTAAATTGCAGGCTGCTAGAAACAGACTCTTCCACAAATTATGCCCTTGCGCCAGATTTACTCAGTAGAGCAATTTCAGAGGACATTTCCCTTGGACTGATTCCCTTCTTTTTGTGTGCTACT GTTGGCACTACTTCATCGACAGCTGTTGATCCATTACTTGCACTGGGAAAGATTGCCAAG AGTAATGGCATGTGGTTTCATGTGGATGCTGCCTATGCTGGAAGTGCTTGTGTTTGTCCAGAATACCGTTGTTATATGGATGGTGTTGAAGAAGCTGACTCTTTTAACATGAATGCGCATAAATGGTTCCTGACAAACTTTGATTGCTCAGCCCTTTGGGTAAAG GATAGAAATGCACTGATTCAGTCACTTTCTACTAATCCGGAGTTTCTGCAAAACAAA CCTTCCCAAACAAACACGGTTGTGGACTACAAAGATTGGCAAATTCCCCTTGGACGACGGTTTAG ATCATTGAAACTGTGGATGGTGTTACGATTGTATGGTGTAGAAAAGCTACAATGCTACATCAGAAATCATATTAACTTGGCTAAATATTTTGAAGGACTTATTGCAGAAGACACTAGATTTGAG GTTGTTTCCCCTCCGATATTTGCATTGGTTTGTTTTCGCCTTTTACCTCCGGACAACAACGTAGATCATGGCAACAAATTGAGCCATGACCTATTAGATGCGGTAAACTCAACTGGGAAAATTTTTATATCTCATACG GTTCTATCTGGCAAGTATATCTTACGTTTTGCAGTAGGAGCACCACTGACCGAAGAGAGGCATGTAACTGCAGCATGGAAGGTTTTACAAGATGAGGCCTGTGCTTTGCTAGAAACATCTAGGAtaagttaa
- the LOC8266698 gene encoding phenylacetaldehyde synthase isoform X1: MFREGELRPMDAEQLREHGHKMVDFIADYYKTIENFPVLSQVEPGYLRKLLPDSAPNQPESLQNVLDDVQAKILPGVTHWQSPNYFAYYPSNSSVAGFLGEMLSAGINMVGFSWITSPAATELEMIVLDWLGKMLKLPEEFLSTGQGGGVIQGTASEAVLVALVAARDKVLRRVGKDALRKLVVYGSDQTHSALQKACQIGGIHPVNCRLLETDSSTNYALAPDLLSRAISEDISLGLIPFFLCATVGTTSSTAVDPLLALGKIAKSNGMWFHVDAAYAGSACVCPEYRCYMDGVEEADSFNMNAHKWFLTNFDCSALWVKDRNALIQSLSTNPEFLQNKPSQTNTVVDYKDWQIPLGRRFRSLKLWMVLRLYGVEKLQCYIRNHINLAKYFEGLIAEDTRFEVVSPPIFALVCFRLLPPDNNVDHGNKLSHDLLDAVNSTGKIFISHTVLSGKYILRFAVGAPLTEERHVTAAWKVLQDEACALLETSRIS; this comes from the exons ATGTTTAGGGAAGGTGAGTTGAGACCTATGGATGCAGAGCAACTGAGAGAGCATGGACATAAAATGGTTGATTTTATTGCTGATTACTATAAAACCATTGAAAATTTTCCAGTTCTTAGTCAAGTTGAG CCTGGATATCTTCGTAAACTTCTGCCTGATTCTGCACCAAATCAACCTGAGTCATTGCAAAATGTTCTTGATG ATGTTCAGGCAAAGATTTTACCAGGAGTGACCCATTGGCAAAGCCCAAATTATTTTGCATATTATCCTTCTAATAGCAGCGTTGCAGGATTTTTAGGAGAAATGCTTAGTGCTGGTATTAATATGGTGGGTTTTAGCTGGATAACTTCTCCCGCCGCAACAGAGCTTGAAATGATTGTTCTAGACTGGCTTGGTAAAATGCTCAAGCTACCTGAAGAATTTCTTTCTACTG GACAAGGAGGTGGAGTGATACAGGGTACTGCAAGTGAAGCTGTTCTAGTTGCACTAGTAGCTGCACGGGACAAGGTCTTGAGGAGGGTTGGAAAAGATGCCCTTAGAAAGCTTGTGGTTTATGGATCTGATCAAACACATTCTGCGTTGCAAAAAGCCTGCCAg ATAGGAGGGATTCATCCAGTAAATTGCAGGCTGCTAGAAACAGACTCTTCCACAAATTATGCCCTTGCGCCAGATTTACTCAGTAGAGCAATTTCAGAGGACATTTCCCTTGGACTGATTCCCTTCTTTTTGTGTGCTACT GTTGGCACTACTTCATCGACAGCTGTTGATCCATTACTTGCACTGGGAAAGATTGCCAAG AGTAATGGCATGTGGTTTCATGTGGATGCTGCCTATGCTGGAAGTGCTTGTGTTTGTCCAGAATACCGTTGTTATATGGATGGTGTTGAAGAAGCTGACTCTTTTAACATGAATGCGCATAAATGGTTCCTGACAAACTTTGATTGCTCAGCCCTTTGGGTAAAG GATAGAAATGCACTGATTCAGTCACTTTCTACTAATCCGGAGTTTCTGCAAAACAAA CCTTCCCAAACAAACACGGTTGTGGACTACAAAGATTGGCAAATTCCCCTTGGACGACGGTTTAG ATCATTGAAACTGTGGATGGTGTTACGATTGTATGGTGTAGAAAAGCTACAATGCTACATCAGAAATCATATTAACTTGGCTAAATATTTTGAAGGACTTATTGCAGAAGACACTAGATTTGAG GTTGTTTCCCCTCCGATATTTGCATTGGTTTGTTTTCGCCTTTTACCTCCGGACAACAACGTAGATCATGGCAACAAATTGAGCCATGACCTATTAGATGCGGTAAACTCAACTGGGAAAATTTTTATATCTCATACG GTTCTATCTGGCAAGTATATCTTACGTTTTGCAGTAGGAGCACCACTGACCGAAGAGAGGCATGTAACTGCAGCATGGAAGGTTTTACAAGATGAGGCCTGTGCTTTGCTAGAAACATCTAGGAtaagttaa